Proteins encoded in a region of the Methanobrevibacter millerae genome:
- a CDS encoding PfkB family carbohydrate kinase: MTLVVIGPVTNDLVIIGEEKSNMVGGATYFQSFVFEEFFNDYMAFVNCCDESLIGDFPDISKVHLIKKDNTHYFINEYPFEDNLDIRNQLSNFAQIPILPNDLEDILPEKIDAFVLNPLNRFDFPSETIEYLKGFHVPIFLSVQGFLRVPDVEVNGNYTIKLDVFDDLNNILSNADLIFLDESEKNIIGDNIDVDEIVITNGSNGSRIIGEDEIRIKAVKCENLVDTTGCGDTYMAAYISQRLKSKSIMQSGDFASRIASEKIKKIGHY; this comes from the coding sequence ATGACGCTAGTTGTTATCGGACCAGTGACCAATGATTTGGTTATTATCGGTGAGGAAAAATCCAACATGGTTGGTGGAGCGACTTACTTTCAAAGTTTCGTATTTGAAGAATTTTTCAATGATTACATGGCTTTTGTAAACTGCTGTGATGAAAGTTTAATCGGTGATTTTCCAGATATATCAAAAGTTCATCTAATTAAAAAGGATAATACTCACTATTTTATAAATGAATATCCTTTTGAGGATAATTTGGATATTAGAAATCAATTGAGTAATTTTGCTCAAATTCCAATTTTACCTAATGATTTAGAAGATATATTGCCTGAAAAAATTGATGCATTTGTGTTAAATCCGTTAAACAGATTTGATTTTCCATCTGAAACAATAGAATATCTAAAAGGTTTTCATGTTCCAATATTTTTATCGGTGCAAGGATTTCTGAGAGTTCCTGATGTTGAAGTAAATGGAAATTACACTATAAAATTAGATGTCTTTGATGATTTGAATAATATTTTATCAAATGCGGATTTAATATTTTTGGATGAATCAGAAAAAAACATTATTGGCGATAACATAGATGTGGATGAAATAGTCATAACTAATGGAAGTAATGGATCAAGAATTATTGGTGAAGATGAAATAAGAATTAAAGCCGTAAAATGTGAAAATCTGGTTGATACAACAGGGTGTGGAGACACATATATGGCGGCTTATATCTCTCAGAGATTAAAATCTAAGTCAATTATGCAATCAGGCGATTTCGCTTCAAGAATAGCAAGTGAAAAAATTAAAAAAATAGGTCACTATTGA
- a CDS encoding cation diffusion facilitator family transporter, translating to MRIDTHHHHKKASDNLAFVFLLNLTFNIIVIIGGLATNSMAILADCIHDMSDTFSMAIAWILEHVAQKGATDKFSYGYQRFSILGAVITSTFVIVMAFFILSEAIPRLFSPEGVDAEGMLIIGIIGLVFKTISVWRLHGGETFNEKAIFYHLLGDIFEWVAILILSVILIFWQDISYLDPFVSIAIAVWLIFNLGRTLYKSLEVLLQKTPDNFDVEEFKQQILEIDGVNALDDFHIWSLDGIDSVMTVKVDVDFGKNVENIKKEIYDISNKYHVVDITIELD from the coding sequence ATGAGAATAGATACACATCATCATCACAAAAAAGCAAGTGATAACTTGGCATTTGTTTTTTTATTGAATTTAACATTCAATATTATAGTGATTATAGGTGGTCTTGCAACTAACAGTATGGCAATTTTAGCTGACTGTATTCATGATATGTCAGATACCTTTTCCATGGCGATTGCATGGATTTTAGAGCATGTTGCCCAAAAAGGAGCTACTGATAAATTTTCTTATGGATATCAAAGATTTTCTATTTTAGGTGCAGTCATAACATCAACATTTGTTATTGTAATGGCATTCTTCATACTTTCAGAAGCTATTCCAAGGTTATTTTCTCCGGAAGGTGTTGATGCTGAGGGAATGCTTATAATAGGTATCATAGGTTTGGTATTCAAGACAATTTCTGTATGGCGTCTTCACGGCGGTGAAACATTTAATGAAAAGGCAATATTTTATCATCTGCTTGGAGATATCTTCGAGTGGGTTGCAATATTGATTTTAAGTGTAATTTTAATATTTTGGCAGGATATATCCTATTTGGATCCTTTCGTATCAATAGCTATTGCAGTTTGGTTAATCTTTAACTTGGGTAGAACATTATATAAATCACTTGAAGTATTGCTTCAAAAGACACCGGATAACTTTGATGTTGAAGAATTCAAACAGCAGATTCTGGAAATTGACGGTGTAAATGCACTTGATGATTTCCATATATGGTCACTTGACGGAATTGACTCAGTAATGACTGTTAAAGTTGATGTTGACTTTGGAAAAAATGTTGAAAATATAAAAAAAGAGATTTATGATATTTCAAATAAATATCATGTAGTGGATATCACTATTGAACTGGATTAA
- a CDS encoding HisA/HisF family protein yields the protein MIKKIPVLDLKDGQAVSGKSGLRDTYQPLQTVFAPSANPVEIAQGLKLNGADELYIADLDLIESNGHNINDIKMVNTIIPVILDAGVKNAEGFSFFLDYAFKLIVPTETLESLDELYEIFEKYPKERIIISVDVKDNELFCKNLDLTLKEFKEVLVDIGASQIILLDISSVGTNNGYNKELLDEFKDLKDCLIIGGGLNKESIDELERLGIKKVLVGTSLHSGEISII from the coding sequence TTGATTAAAAAAATACCAGTTTTAGATTTAAAAGATGGTCAGGCAGTAAGCGGCAAATCTGGTTTAAGGGATACATATCAACCATTGCAAACAGTATTTGCACCATCAGCCAATCCTGTAGAAATTGCTCAGGGATTAAAATTAAATGGGGCTGATGAATTATATATTGCGGATTTGGATTTAATCGAAAGCAACGGCCATAATATTAATGACATCAAAATGGTAAACACTATTATTCCTGTAATATTGGATGCAGGAGTAAAAAATGCTGAAGGCTTTTCATTCTTTTTGGATTATGCATTTAAACTTATTGTTCCAACTGAAACATTGGAAAGTTTGGATGAGCTATATGAAATTTTTGAGAAATATCCTAAGGAAAGAATTATCATAAGCGTTGATGTGAAGGATAATGAACTGTTTTGTAAAAATCTTGACTTGACTCTTAAAGAATTTAAAGAGGTATTGGTTGATATTGGTGCTTCTCAGATAATTCTTTTAGATATCAGCAGTGTCGGAACCAATAACGGTTATAATAAAGAATTATTAGATGAATTTAAAGATTTAAAAGACTGTCTGATAATTGGTGGTGGATTAAATAAGGAATCTATTGATGAACTGGAAAGATTGGGTATAAAAAAAGTATTGGTAGGAACTAGCCTACATTCTGGTGAGATATCTATTATTTAG